A stretch of Ligilactobacillus faecis DNA encodes these proteins:
- the cydC gene encoding thiol reductant ABC exporter subunit CydC: MFNKLPFLQALKTDQWVRPFLKHYRKTLYLAIFLGILTFICAGGLMFTSGYLITKSATPPENILLVYVPIVLTRAFGICRPVLHYLERLTSHNWVFKMTSEFRKKMYDALERDAVFFSNKYRLGDILGLLSEDVAHIQNLYLRTLFPFFTVCGLYVFIIISLGIIAWPFALWMLILYGLLILALPLWSVIVNGARQEYEKQVKNDLYLDLTDNVMGVFDWIFSKRTADYLKRHQENEAELLKTQAKMRSFERIRDLLGQLVFLVIILSVLVWASWAFGKSGSDQINYIAAFVLCVFPLADAFIQLPNAAQETNIYLDSIKRLNALPTPEIPQKAPEIIAPYTLKIKDMTYIYPGGKVPVLSGIDLTLMPGEKIALLGRSGSGKSTLASLIRGDLEPTSGKIKLNQVPVKAFGDEIARYIGVIQQTPYLFNTTIANNIRLGNETASDAEIWEVLQRVGLEKLIKKLPQGLETLVDEAGLRFSGGERHRLALARILLKDAPVIILDEPTVGLDPITEQALITTFLDVLQDKTLLWITHHLQGIEAMDQIIFIEDGQIEMQGTPEELIKNERFQKLKRADEGR; encoded by the coding sequence ATGTTCAATAAACTACCATTTTTGCAAGCTTTAAAAACTGATCAGTGGGTCAGACCTTTTTTAAAGCACTATCGGAAAACACTTTATTTGGCGATCTTTTTAGGGATCCTGACGTTTATTTGTGCAGGTGGGTTGATGTTTACAAGTGGCTATTTGATCACTAAATCAGCAACACCACCAGAGAATATTTTATTAGTTTACGTTCCGATCGTTTTGACGCGTGCCTTTGGGATCTGTCGCCCCGTATTACATTATCTAGAACGGCTCACTAGTCATAACTGGGTCTTTAAGATGACTTCTGAGTTTCGCAAAAAAATGTATGATGCTTTAGAAAGAGATGCTGTATTTTTTAGTAATAAATATCGTTTAGGCGATATTTTAGGCTTATTATCTGAAGACGTCGCACATATTCAAAATCTATACTTGCGGACACTTTTTCCGTTTTTTACGGTCTGTGGTCTCTATGTTTTTATTATTATTTCGCTTGGGATCATTGCGTGGCCTTTTGCATTATGGATGCTTATTTTATATGGCCTATTGATCTTGGCGCTTCCTTTGTGGTCGGTCATCGTCAATGGTGCTCGGCAAGAATATGAAAAACAAGTCAAAAATGACTTGTATCTAGATCTGACTGATAATGTCATGGGTGTTTTTGATTGGATCTTTTCTAAACGAACAGCTGACTATTTGAAGCGACACCAAGAAAATGAAGCAGAACTCTTGAAAACGCAAGCCAAGATGCGCAGTTTTGAGCGCATTCGTGATTTATTAGGGCAGCTTGTCTTTTTAGTGATCATTTTAAGTGTTTTAGTTTGGGCAAGTTGGGCTTTTGGAAAAAGTGGCAGTGATCAGATCAATTATATCGCTGCTTTTGTTTTATGTGTTTTTCCCTTAGCTGATGCTTTTATCCAACTACCAAATGCAGCGCAAGAAACAAATATTTATTTAGATTCGATCAAACGGTTAAATGCTTTACCTACCCCAGAGATACCCCAAAAAGCACCTGAGATCATAGCACCATATACTCTAAAGATCAAAGATATGACATATATTTATCCTGGTGGAAAAGTTCCTGTTTTATCTGGGATCGATCTGACGTTGATGCCTGGTGAAAAGATCGCGCTTTTAGGGAGAAGTGGCTCTGGCAAGAGTACTTTGGCTAGTTTGATCCGAGGAGATCTAGAGCCGACTAGTGGGAAGATCAAGTTGAATCAAGTACCAGTCAAAGCCTTTGGCGATGAGATCGCGCGTTATATCGGCGTGATCCAGCAAACACCATATCTTTTTAATACAACGATCGCTAATAATATTCGTTTAGGTAATGAAACAGCAAGTGATGCTGAGATCTGGGAAGTTTTACAGCGTGTCGGCTTAGAAAAGCTGATCAAAAAACTGCCCCAAGGACTTGAAACATTAGTCGATGAGGCAGGACTGCGTTTTTCTGGTGGCGAGAGACATCGATTAGCCTTAGCGCGGATCTTATTAAAAGATGCACCAGTGATCATTTTAGATGAACCAACAGTAGGGCTTGATCCGATCACAGAACAGGCTTTGATCACAACTTTTCTAGATGTTTTGCAAGATAAAACACTTCTCTGGATCACGCACCACTTACAAGGGATCGAAGCGATGGATCAGATCATTTTTATTGAAGATGGTCAGATCGAGATGCAGGGAACACCGGAAGAATTGATCAAAAATGAACGCTTTCAAAAATTGAAACGTGCTGATGAAGGACGTTAA
- a CDS encoding polyprenyl synthetase family protein, which translates to MKANFWHQYPLVKDDLVKVNQLIRQKIVVKDPKLEAALLEMTNNGGKYLRPALLLLFSKSAQARPADERLLKLAASIEVLHTATLLHDDVIDDSPKRRGQVSIQSAFGKDIAVYAGDLLFTVFFDLIAEVLYDSPYLQINARVMRQILNGEIQQMNARFDTEQTFLSYLRNINGKTAAIFSLACAEGAFFGQADPSEVKLAKQIGQNIGLSFQMLDDILDYSDAKRLNKPVMEDLATGVYSLPLLVLLPKHQATFAPYLEKKQTLTLQEMEQVKQLVVELGGIAQATTLAQKFTQKALQQVELLAPSPKKELLKKLITRLLKRTY; encoded by the coding sequence ATGAAAGCAAATTTTTGGCACCAATATCCACTAGTCAAAGACGATCTTGTCAAAGTCAACCAACTGATCCGTCAAAAGATCGTCGTTAAAGACCCCAAACTTGAAGCAGCACTATTAGAAATGACTAATAATGGCGGTAAATATCTTCGTCCCGCTTTATTACTTCTCTTTTCAAAGAGCGCTCAGGCTCGTCCAGCCGATGAGCGTCTTTTAAAGCTTGCTGCTTCGATCGAAGTTTTGCACACTGCTACTTTGCTTCACGACGATGTGATCGATGATTCACCTAAACGTCGCGGTCAAGTCAGTATTCAGAGTGCTTTTGGCAAAGATATCGCTGTATATGCTGGTGATCTCTTATTTACTGTTTTCTTCGATTTGATCGCTGAAGTGCTTTACGATTCACCTTACTTACAGATCAACGCCCGCGTTATGCGTCAGATCTTAAATGGTGAGATCCAGCAAATGAACGCTCGCTTTGATACTGAGCAAACTTTCCTATCATATTTACGTAACATCAATGGAAAAACAGCCGCGATCTTTAGTTTAGCTTGTGCTGAAGGAGCTTTTTTTGGTCAAGCCGATCCGTCTGAAGTCAAATTAGCTAAACAGATCGGGCAAAACATCGGGCTTAGTTTCCAAATGTTAGATGATATTTTAGATTATTCTGATGCTAAAAGACTCAATAAACCAGTCATGGAAGATCTTGCAACTGGAGTCTATTCTTTGCCACTCTTAGTCCTTTTACCTAAACATCAAGCAACTTTTGCTCCTTATCTTGAAAAAAAACAGACGCTAACTTTACAAGAAATGGAACAAGTCAAACAACTTGTTGTTGAGCTAGGTGGCATAGCACAAGCAACTACTTTAGCCCAAAAATTCACGCAAAAAGCTTTACAGCAAGTCGAGCTACTTGCACCTTCACCTAAAAAAGAGTTACTCAAAAAATTGATCACTCGTTTACTCAAACGAACTTATTAA